The following proteins are co-located in the Larimichthys crocea isolate SSNF unplaced genomic scaffold, L_crocea_2.0 scaffold97, whole genome shotgun sequence genome:
- the LOC104940251 gene encoding ninjurin-1 isoform X1, whose protein sequence is MMNMISSNRGSGAELYPNSTIGKSNKCSKMNLEMSASDPDVWGRSQAQALNMNHYANKKSAAESMLDVALLMANASQLKAVLEQGPDFSFYTPIVTLISISLCLQVTVGVLLIFIVRWNLNDEQKHWRLNVMENLATGLVFMIVVVNVFITAFGVHRPNRSD, encoded by the exons ATGATGAACATGATCAGCAGCAACAGGGGAAGTGGTGCTGAG CTCTATCCAAATTCAACCATAGGGAAATCCAACAAGTGCTCCAAGATGAACCTGGAAATGAGT GCCTCCGATCCAGATGTTTGGGGCAGGAGCCAAGCCCAAGCTCTGAACATGAACCACTATGCCAATAAGAAGAGTGCAGCTGAGAGCATGCTGGATGTGGCTCTACTGATGGCCAACGCTTCCCAGCTAAAGGCTGTCCTGGAGCAGGGGCCAGACTTCTCCTTTTACACCCCCATCGTCACCCTAATCAGCATCTCCCTTTGTCTGCAGGTCACAGTCGGGGTCCTGCTTATCTTCATAg TTCGATGGAACCTAAATGATGAGCAAAAGCACTGGAGGCTGAACGTTATGGAGAACTTGGCCACGGGCCTGGTTTTTATGATAGTGGTCGTCAATGTCTTCATCACAGCCTTTGGAGTCCACAGGCCGAACCGCAGCGACTga
- the LOC104940251 gene encoding ninjurin-1 isoform X3 — translation MMNMISSNRGSGAEASDPDVWGRSQAQALNMNHYANKKSAAESMLDVALLMANASQLKAVLEQGPDFSFYTPIVTLISISLCLQVTVGVLLIFIVRWNLNDEQKHWRLNVMENLATGLVFMIVVVNVFITAFGVHRPNRSD, via the exons ATGATGAACATGATCAGCAGCAACAGGGGAAGTGGTGCTGAG GCCTCCGATCCAGATGTTTGGGGCAGGAGCCAAGCCCAAGCTCTGAACATGAACCACTATGCCAATAAGAAGAGTGCAGCTGAGAGCATGCTGGATGTGGCTCTACTGATGGCCAACGCTTCCCAGCTAAAGGCTGTCCTGGAGCAGGGGCCAGACTTCTCCTTTTACACCCCCATCGTCACCCTAATCAGCATCTCCCTTTGTCTGCAGGTCACAGTCGGGGTCCTGCTTATCTTCATAg TTCGATGGAACCTAAATGATGAGCAAAAGCACTGGAGGCTGAACGTTATGGAGAACTTGGCCACGGGCCTGGTTTTTATGATAGTGGTCGTCAATGTCTTCATCACAGCCTTTGGAGTCCACAGGCCGAACCGCAGCGACTga
- the LOC104940232 gene encoding caspase recruitment domain-containing protein 19 codes for MDTELVDRLVLQLNRIYPQILSDKEAHRFRNLSVPTKVRLAELLKHLYWKGEEACHEFYRGLHIHAEDVYFSLPTRVTQREVADPKWTYNVAVYPKRYVLNDRGPMFFLSCFSFVVGIAILYYYKEGETLRCTGPLLHCSAARLSKTIIISYAEVGRQKKWSC; via the exons ATGGACACTGAACTGGTTGACAGACTGGTGCTGCAGCTGAACAGGATCTACCCTCAGATACTCAGTGACAAGGAAGCACACAGG TTCAGGAACCTGAGTGTGCCCACCAAGGTGCGATTAGCTGAATTGCTGAAGCACCTGTATTGGAAGGGTGAGGAGGCTTGTCATGAATTCTACAGAGGACTTCACATCCACGCTGAGGACGTGTACTTCAGCCTGCCCACCAGAGTCACACAAAGAG AGGTGGCAGATCCAAAATGGACTTACAATGTGGCAGTCTACCCCAAGCGATATGTTCTTAATGACAGAG GACCGATGTTCTTCCTGAGCTGTTTCAGTTTTGTAGTTGGTATTGCAATCCTCTACTACTACAAAG AGGGTGAGACATTGAGATGCACCGGTCCACTTCTTCACTGCTCTGCAGCAAGACTTAGTAAAACTATTATAATTTCCTATGCTGAGGTtggcagacagaaaaaatggAGTTGTTAA
- the susd3 gene encoding uncharacterized protein susd3: MSAATASIADVSRTDNSNRRDRNKSDQSQAQCTPMPLPALGTQKIIQGNGTNVGTVIALQCPDKHKVVGRELKCVMDTNSTHWVGEIYCKPLAPYEDYGFRVAVLASIVSSAIIFLMSMAFITCCLLDCVKEDKRKKEERDVRQWEEQAQYHEDNRSRYSHKGRNNNNNNTQEKVFSPWDTGNPAMCDNRQACRCHQQYAYGPARTYGPTLPLSALPGSPRDCEQPLLPRNPESAQISSLPPQYFGPPQSSCQSTSPGPVQISAAAGSCVVWQYGGHQSSSPGVNPSTTDESNTGNINPAKEFSIRIISV, from the exons ATGTCAGCGGCAACAGCTTCAATAGCAGATGTTTCCAGAACTGATAATTCAAACAGGCGTGACCGGAATAAATCAG ATCAGTCTCAGGCTCAATGCACACCCATGCCCCTGCCAGCCCTGGGTACCCAGAAGATCATCCAGGGCAATGGCACCAATGTGGGCACAGTCATTGCCCTTCAGTGCCCAGATAAGCACAAAGTAGTCGGAAGAGAGCTGAAGTGCGTCATGGATACCAACAGCACCCACTGGGTGGGTGAAATCTACTGTAAAC CTCTGGCTCCCTATGAGGACTATGGTTTCCGTGTGGCCGTGCTGGCATCCATTGTAAGCTCGGCCATAATCTTCCTCATGTCCATGGCCTTCATCACCTGCTGTTTGCTCGACTGCGTCAAGGAggacaaaaggaaaaaggaggagag GGATGTGCGGCAGTGGGAGGAACAGGCCCAATATCATGAGGACAACAGGTCTCGCTACAGCCATAAAggcaggaacaacaacaacaacaacacccagGAGAAGGTGTTTTCACCGTGGGACACCGGTAATCCAGCCATGTGTGATAACAGGCAAGCCTGCAG ATGTCATCAGCAGTATGCCTACGGTCCTGCTCGCACATATGGCCCCACTCTTCCACTTTCTGCTCTCCCTGGCTCCCCCCGTGACTGCGAACAACCTCTTTTACCCCGAAACCCAGAATCAGCACAGATCTCCAGTCTGCCACCTCAGTACTTTGgacctcctcagtcctcctgCCAAAGTACGAGCCCAGGCCCGGTCCAgatctcagcagcagcagggtctTGTGTGGTGTGGCAGTATGGAGGACATCAGAGCAGTTCACCAGGAGTGAACCCATCAACCACAGATGAGTCTAACACAGGGAATATAAACCCTGCCAAAGAATTTTCCATACGGATTATATCAGTGTGA